The Sphaerospermopsis torques-reginae ITEP-024 genome has a window encoding:
- the atpC gene encoding ATP synthase F1 subunit epsilon has translation MTLTVRVISPDKTVWDAPADEVILPSTTGQLGVLSGHAPMLTALDTGVMRVRASKTANWQAIALLGGFAEVDEDEVTVLVNGAERGDAINLEEARTAFNQAQTKLNQVPAGDRQAQIQATQAFKRARARFQAAGGAL, from the coding sequence ATGACTCTGACCGTTCGTGTAATTTCCCCAGATAAAACTGTCTGGGATGCTCCTGCTGATGAAGTAATTTTACCTAGCACTACTGGTCAGTTGGGTGTTTTAAGTGGACACGCTCCCATGTTGACAGCATTGGATACAGGTGTAATGCGTGTTCGTGCTAGTAAAACTGCTAACTGGCAAGCGATCGCCCTTTTGGGTGGTTTTGCTGAAGTTGATGAAGATGAAGTTACCGTTCTTGTGAATGGTGCTGAACGTGGGGACGCTATTAATTTAGAAGAAGCCCGCACAGCTTTCAACCAAGCACAAACCAAATTAAACCAAGTTCCCGCAGGGGATAGACAAGCTCAAATTCAAGCTACACAAGCCTTTAAACGCGCTCGCGCTCGTTTTCAAGCTGCTGGCGGTGCGTTGTAA
- a CDS encoding DUF721 domain-containing protein — protein MSLKSVNDILGILQLEAQWQEQPFSRLLKCWEEVVGVKVAAQTRPLSIQRDVLWVATSSAAWAQNLTFQRKNLLLKLNQKLNHEISRPLIDIRFSTAQWKQTPLPDNPQQTLSPQAHPSYLGETISKSELKATAKNAQTAFEQWARNRQERSHNLNLPLCPQCQCPSPPGEVQRWGVCSPCAAKFVIDKPGNKE, from the coding sequence ATGTCGTTGAAATCTGTTAATGATATTTTAGGCATTCTCCAACTGGAAGCCCAATGGCAGGAACAACCTTTTTCACGCTTGCTCAAGTGTTGGGAAGAAGTTGTTGGGGTTAAGGTTGCTGCACAAACGCGCCCTTTGTCGATTCAGCGTGATGTTTTGTGGGTAGCAACTTCTAGTGCAGCTTGGGCGCAAAATTTGACTTTCCAACGCAAAAATCTGCTGTTAAAGTTAAATCAAAAGTTAAATCACGAGATATCTAGACCTTTGATAGATATTCGGTTTTCTACTGCCCAATGGAAACAAACACCATTACCAGACAACCCGCAACAAACTTTATCACCCCAAGCACACCCTAGTTATTTGGGTGAAACTATATCTAAGTCTGAACTTAAAGCTACTGCTAAAAATGCTCAGACAGCGTTTGAACAATGGGCTAGAAATAGACAAGAGCGATCGCATAACTTAAACTTACCTCTTTGCCCCCAATGTCAATGTCCATCCCCACCAGGTGAAGTCCAACGCTGGGGTGTTTGTTCTCCTTGTGCCGCTAAATTTGTCATTGATAAACCGGGAAACAAAGAATAG
- the menB gene encoding 1,4-dihydroxy-2-naphthoyl-CoA synthase yields the protein MSTDWKTVKTYEDILYQKTDGIAKITINRPHKRNAFRPKTVFELYEAFCDAREDTNIGVVLFTGAGPHTDGKYAFCSGGDQSVRGQAGYVDDEGIPRLNVLDLQRLIRSMPKVVIALVAGYAIGGGHVLHLICDLTIAADNAIFGQTGPKVGSFDGGFGASYLARIVGQKKAREIWFLCRQYNAEQALEMGLVNTVVPVAELEAEGIKWAQEILEKSPIAIRCLKAAFNADCDGQAGLQELAGNATLLYYMTAEGSEGKQAFLEKRPPNFRDFPWLP from the coding sequence ATGTCAACAGACTGGAAAACTGTTAAAACCTACGAAGATATTCTGTATCAAAAAACCGATGGTATTGCGAAAATAACCATCAACCGTCCCCACAAACGCAATGCTTTCCGCCCGAAAACTGTCTTTGAACTTTATGAGGCTTTTTGTGATGCTCGTGAAGATACTAATATTGGTGTAGTTCTATTTACGGGTGCAGGTCCCCACACAGATGGAAAATATGCTTTCTGTTCCGGTGGTGATCAAAGTGTACGCGGACAAGCTGGTTATGTTGATGATGAAGGGATTCCGCGCTTAAATGTGCTAGATTTGCAACGTTTGATCCGTTCCATGCCTAAAGTAGTGATTGCTTTAGTCGCCGGTTATGCTATTGGTGGTGGTCATGTTTTACATTTAATTTGTGACTTAACCATAGCAGCCGATAATGCTATTTTTGGACAAACTGGACCAAAAGTAGGAAGTTTTGATGGTGGTTTTGGTGCGAGTTATTTAGCGCGAATAGTTGGACAGAAAAAAGCGCGAGAAATTTGGTTTCTTTGTCGTCAATATAATGCCGAACAAGCTTTAGAAATGGGTTTAGTTAATACAGTAGTTCCTGTCGCAGAACTCGAAGCCGAAGGGATAAAATGGGCGCAGGAAATATTAGAAAAAAGTCCCATTGCTATACGTTGTTTAAAGGCAGCATTTAACGCTGACTGTGACGGACAGGCAGGGTTACAAGAACTGGCTGGTAACGCCACTTTACTTTACTACATGACAGCAGAAGGATCAGAAGGCAAACAAGCTTTTCTCGAAAAACGTCCCCCCAATTTTCGTGACTTTCCCTGGTTGCCTTAA
- a CDS encoding PspA/IM30 family protein, translating into MEVMKRILRVIGANVNSLVNGAEDPEKVLEQTFLEMQSNLVQLRQGVAGAIATQKRTERQALAAESQSQEWYRRAQLALQQGNEVLAREALTKRQTYQQTATALFEQIEQQKQVVEKLKQDMRSLELKTAEVKTKKDMYIARARSAAASYKLQEMLSEFSTTSSLGALERMEDKVIQMEAQSAAISQLGGDNLETGFAKLNSMNNDVETELAAMKTQMLKEVNNQQTQI; encoded by the coding sequence ATGGAAGTGATGAAGCGCATTTTGCGGGTGATTGGTGCTAATGTCAACAGTTTGGTAAACGGTGCTGAAGATCCAGAAAAAGTTTTGGAGCAAACCTTTCTGGAAATGCAGTCAAATTTGGTACAATTGAGACAGGGAGTTGCTGGTGCGATCGCTACCCAAAAACGCACTGAACGTCAAGCACTTGCAGCAGAATCTCAATCTCAAGAATGGTATCGTCGCGCTCAACTAGCTCTCCAACAAGGTAATGAAGTTTTAGCCAGGGAAGCTCTCACCAAACGCCAAACTTACCAACAAACGGCTACGGCTTTGTTTGAGCAAATAGAACAGCAAAAACAAGTTGTAGAGAAGTTAAAACAGGATATGCGTAGTTTGGAGTTGAAAACCGCAGAGGTAAAAACCAAAAAAGATATGTACATTGCTCGCGCTCGTTCTGCGGCGGCATCCTATAAACTTCAGGAAATGCTGAGTGAATTTTCTACTACATCTAGTCTGGGTGCATTAGAACGGATGGAAGATAAAGTTATACAGATGGAAGCACAATCAGCAGCTATTAGTCAATTGGGTGGTGACAATCTGGAAACAGGATTTGCTAAGTTGAATTCTATGAATAATGATGTTGAGACCGAACTAGCAGCAATGAAAACCCAAATGTTAAAGGAGGTAAATAACCAGCAGACACAGATATAG
- a CDS encoding transaldolase, translating to MAKNLLEQLREVTVVVADTGDIQAIEKFKPQDATTNPSLITAAAQMPEYQDIVDQTLIKAKKDAGAKATQGEVVSLAFDRLAVSFGLKILQIIPGRVSTEVDARLSYDTDATVAKARDLIAQYKAAGISKERVLIKIAATWEGIKAAEILEKEGIHCNLTLLFGVHQAIACAEAGVTLISPFVGRILDWYKKDTGRDSYPSAEDPGVLSVTKIYNYYKKFGYKTEVMGASFRNIGEITELAGCDLLTISPGLLSELQNTVGELPRKLDPAKVAGLSIEKISVDKATFDKMHAGDRMASDKLSEGIDGFTKALITLEQLLAERLERLEKEMVAAG from the coding sequence ATGGCTAAAAATTTACTGGAACAGTTGCGGGAAGTAACCGTTGTTGTGGCGGATACTGGAGACATCCAAGCAATTGAAAAGTTTAAACCCCAGGACGCTACTACCAATCCTTCTTTGATTACTGCGGCGGCACAAATGCCGGAATATCAGGATATTGTTGATCAAACTTTAATTAAAGCAAAAAAAGATGCTGGTGCTAAGGCTACCCAAGGAGAGGTAGTTTCTTTGGCTTTTGACCGTTTGGCGGTATCCTTTGGATTAAAGATTTTGCAAATTATCCCCGGTCGGGTGTCTACTGAAGTAGATGCTCGTTTATCCTATGATACTGATGCCACTGTGGCTAAAGCCAGAGATTTGATTGCCCAATATAAAGCTGCGGGTATTTCTAAGGAACGGGTTTTGATTAAAATTGCCGCTACTTGGGAAGGTATCAAGGCTGCGGAAATTTTGGAGAAAGAGGGTATTCACTGTAACTTAACTTTGTTGTTTGGTGTACATCAAGCGATCGCCTGTGCTGAAGCTGGTGTCACTCTGATTTCTCCTTTTGTGGGTCGTATTCTTGACTGGTACAAAAAAGATACCGGACGGGATAGTTACCCCTCAGCAGAAGACCCTGGTGTATTGTCTGTAACTAAGATTTATAACTACTACAAAAAGTTTGGTTATAAGACTGAAGTTATGGGTGCTAGTTTCCGTAACATCGGGGAAATTACAGAGTTAGCTGGTTGTGATTTGTTGACTATTTCTCCTGGTTTGTTGTCTGAGTTGCAAAATACTGTGGGTGAGTTACCCCGCAAACTTGATCCTGCTAAGGTTGCAGGTTTATCTATTGAAAAAATCTCTGTTGATAAAGCGACTTTTGATAAGATGCACGCTGGCGATCGCATGGCATCTGATAAACTCTCTGAAGGTATTGATGGTTTCACTAAGGCTTTAATTACTTTAGAGCAATTATTGGCTGAAAGATTGGAACGTCTGGAAAAAGAAATGGTAGCTGCTGGTTAA
- a CDS encoding PspA/IM30 family protein, whose amino-acid sequence MGLFDRLKRVVSANVNDLINKAEDPEKMLEQALLEMQEDLVQLRQGIAQAIAAQKRTEKQYNDAVNEVNKWQRNAQLALQKGDENLARQALERKKTFNDTATALKASLEQQTVQVETLKKNLIQLESKISEAKTKKEMLKARITAAKAQEQLGSMVSGMSTSSAMAAFERMEEKVLMQEARAQSTAELVGGTLENQFAQLEGSSDVDDELAALKASMLSPAPPQPQLPPQQQTSNTQQPTTTDGPREPVDAELEALKRQLDQL is encoded by the coding sequence ATGGGATTATTTGATCGGCTTAAAAGAGTAGTTAGTGCGAATGTTAACGATTTAATCAATAAAGCAGAAGATCCAGAAAAAATGCTGGAACAAGCCCTGTTGGAAATGCAGGAAGACTTGGTACAGTTACGTCAAGGTATTGCACAAGCGATCGCCGCCCAAAAACGCACAGAGAAACAATACAATGATGCTGTAAATGAAGTTAATAAGTGGCAACGTAACGCCCAACTAGCTCTGCAAAAAGGTGATGAAAACCTAGCTCGTCAAGCATTAGAGCGCAAGAAAACTTTTAATGATACTGCTACAGCATTAAAAGCTAGTTTGGAGCAGCAGACTGTACAGGTGGAAACTCTGAAAAAGAATTTAATCCAGCTAGAGAGCAAAATTTCTGAAGCTAAAACCAAGAAAGAAATGCTCAAAGCGCGGATTACTGCTGCTAAAGCTCAAGAACAACTGGGTTCAATGGTTAGTGGGATGAGTACCAGCAGTGCTATGGCTGCTTTTGAGCGCATGGAAGAAAAGGTATTGATGCAAGAAGCTCGCGCTCAGTCTACAGCAGAATTAGTAGGTGGAACTTTAGAAAACCAATTTGCCCAGTTGGAAGGTAGTAGCGATGTTGATGATGAATTGGCAGCCTTGAAAGCAAGTATGCTATCACCAGCACCACCTCAACCGCAACTACCCCCACAACAACAAACCAGCAATACACAACAACCAACTACCACAGATGGACCTCGTGAACCAGTGGATGCTGAGTTGGAAGCTTTAAAGAGACAATTAGATCAGTTGTAA
- the pyk gene encoding pyruvate kinase, translating into MRRTKIICTVGPATAAPEKLQALVEAGMNMARLNFSHGAYEAHAQTFHHLRRISDELKRPVAIMQDLCGPKIRLGKLPPEGLMLEAGSEVTFLLQEKGENIDELPLPLPTLFAMIRPGEPVLINDGRVKLTVTSRDADKIRAHVDIGGLISSHKGVNLPATPLPVSSITEKDLQDLRFGIQLGVDWVAVSFVRSPADLEPAKRMIEAAGSKIRLIAKIERPEAVAQLNDILEVADAIMIARGDLGVEMPIHQVPLIQKDITRLCNLMGKPVITATQMLESMISAPDPTRAEATDVANSILDGTDAVMLSGETAVGEYPIAAVQTMHNIALQTEKALQEGAKHSWNHEAGRLSVTESVAQAVCRMAYETGAKAILCNTTSGSTARLISKYRPLTPIITLTSEPIAYRQLALSWGVEPLLIKPVHHAEEMFTNVVNTVVEKGFVKKGDKVVITSGVPIGMSGTTSLIKVHSIGQPITA; encoded by the coding sequence ATGCGTCGAACCAAGATTATCTGTACTGTTGGTCCTGCTACTGCTGCACCGGAAAAGCTGCAAGCTTTGGTGGAAGCGGGAATGAATATGGCTAGGTTGAATTTCTCTCATGGTGCTTATGAAGCTCACGCCCAAACTTTTCATCATTTACGACGCATTAGTGATGAGTTAAAAAGACCCGTTGCGATTATGCAGGATTTGTGTGGTCCGAAAATTCGTTTGGGGAAGTTACCACCGGAAGGTTTGATGCTGGAAGCTGGTAGTGAGGTGACTTTTCTGTTACAGGAAAAGGGGGAAAATATTGATGAACTTCCCCTGCCTCTACCTACTTTATTCGCAATGATCCGCCCTGGTGAACCGGTTTTGATTAATGATGGTCGGGTGAAGTTAACTGTAACCAGTCGTGATGCTGATAAAATTCGCGCTCATGTGGATATTGGGGGTTTGATTTCTTCTCATAAGGGTGTAAATTTACCTGCGACTCCTTTACCTGTGAGTTCGATTACAGAAAAGGATTTGCAGGATTTACGGTTTGGCATTCAGTTGGGTGTAGACTGGGTAGCGGTTTCTTTTGTGCGATCGCCCGCAGACTTAGAACCTGCAAAACGCATGATTGAAGCTGCTGGTTCTAAAATTCGCCTCATTGCCAAAATTGAACGCCCGGAAGCTGTCGCCCAGTTAAATGACATCCTAGAAGTTGCTGATGCCATTATGATTGCCCGTGGTGATTTGGGAGTAGAAATGCCTATTCACCAAGTGCCATTAATTCAAAAAGATATCACTCGTCTCTGTAATTTGATGGGTAAGCCAGTAATTACAGCTACGCAGATGTTAGAATCGATGATTAGCGCCCCTGACCCCACTCGCGCCGAAGCAACGGATGTGGCTAATTCCATTTTGGATGGTACGGATGCGGTGATGTTGTCGGGAGAAACTGCCGTGGGTGAATATCCCATTGCGGCGGTACAAACAATGCACAATATCGCCTTACAAACGGAAAAAGCTCTACAAGAGGGAGCTAAACATAGTTGGAATCATGAAGCAGGGCGTTTGAGTGTGACGGAATCTGTCGCCCAGGCGGTTTGTCGCATGGCCTATGAAACGGGAGCTAAAGCGATTCTTTGTAATACCACTTCTGGCAGTACGGCGAGATTAATTTCCAAATATCGTCCCCTGACTCCAATTATCACCCTTACCTCTGAACCCATTGCTTACCGTCAGTTGGCTTTATCTTGGGGTGTAGAACCTTTATTAATCAAACCTGTTCACCATGCAGAAGAGATGTTTACCAATGTGGTTAACACGGTGGTAGAAAAAGGTTTCGTGAAAAAAGGTGACAAAGTTGTAATTACCTCTGGAGTACCAATTGGTATGTCAGGAACAACCAGTTTAATCAAAGTGCATTCTATTGGACAGCCTATCACAGCTTGA
- the gap gene encoding type I glyceraldehyde-3-phosphate dehydrogenase has product MAKLKVAINGFGRIGRLVLRAGINNPNIEFVGINDLVPPDNLAYLLKYDSTHGKLKSKVEAREDGMVIDGHFIPCVSVRNPAELPWGKLGVDYVVESTGLFTDYAGAENHLKAGAKRVVISAPTKDPEKVKTMVMGVNHQSYDPAKDLIVSNASCTTNCLAPIAKVINDNFGLAEGLMTTVHAMTATQPTVDGPSKKDWRGGRGAAQNIIPSSTGAAKAVALVLPELKGKLTGMAFRVPTPDVSVVDLTFKTVKSTSYKEICAAMKQAAEGELAGILGYTDEEVVSTDFQGDAHSSIFDAGAGIELNSNFFKVVSWYDNEWGYSNRVVDLMLSMTQK; this is encoded by the coding sequence TTGGCTAAGTTGAAAGTCGCTATTAACGGTTTTGGGCGGATCGGTCGTCTGGTACTCCGTGCGGGTATTAATAATCCTAACATTGAATTTGTGGGGATTAATGATTTAGTACCACCGGATAATTTGGCTTATCTTTTAAAGTACGACTCTACACACGGTAAGTTAAAAAGTAAGGTGGAAGCTAGGGAAGATGGCATGGTAATTGATGGCCATTTTATTCCTTGTGTTTCTGTTAGAAATCCCGCAGAATTGCCTTGGGGTAAATTGGGTGTAGATTATGTTGTAGAATCTACTGGACTTTTTACTGATTATGCTGGGGCGGAAAATCACTTAAAAGCTGGTGCAAAAAGAGTTGTGATTTCTGCACCTACAAAAGATCCAGAGAAAGTGAAAACAATGGTGATGGGTGTAAACCATCAATCTTATGATCCAGCAAAGGATTTAATTGTTTCCAATGCTAGTTGTACTACAAATTGTTTAGCGCCAATTGCTAAAGTTATTAATGATAACTTTGGTTTGGCTGAAGGTTTGATGACTACAGTTCATGCGATGACTGCTACTCAACCTACAGTAGATGGACCAAGTAAAAAAGACTGGCGCGGTGGTAGAGGTGCTGCTCAAAATATTATTCCTTCTTCCACCGGTGCAGCTAAAGCTGTGGCTTTGGTTTTACCAGAGTTGAAAGGCAAGTTAACAGGGATGGCTTTTAGAGTTCCTACCCCTGATGTTTCGGTAGTTGATTTAACTTTCAAAACTGTCAAATCTACAAGTTACAAAGAAATTTGTGCAGCAATGAAACAAGCTGCTGAGGGTGAGTTAGCAGGTATTTTGGGTTATACCGATGAAGAGGTAGTTTCTACAGATTTTCAAGGTGATGCCCACTCTAGCATTTTTGATGCTGGTGCAGGAATTGAATTAAATTCTAACTTCTTTAAAGTTGTTTCCTGGTATGACAACGAATGGGGTTACTCTAACCGTGTTGTTGATTTGATGTTGTCAATGACACAGAAGTAA
- a CDS encoding SPOR domain-containing protein — MSQNLTIDSDKPSSKTSGLKPALATALGSLEVQLDQELTRYRRARNGVRQPKTVSVENYIPQPSQELNTITETFVTTQPSTAEFKNNSIFLENPVSDVEKQEEINHLPLSSAEQSTKIQTPPQPPESKPISNIVPTKPKAAESETPVPANHTPKHPDDYLESSEALLRSLQEEQPPTNKSSNSNDSLLSPLGIGSMLLLLLASLTLGYVVFNPQTVPQLYLSKFFNRVYSQISENTDATANNISPIDQPQITPIPKYPNLAAREFPQVRDTNDIIGLTPKVKPTPTATPQPIVIETPISPVVPPTSVPNVSAIPKPKETLPGLNTEIKPSADRYYYIVADNQGNNALANARQVVPDAYLSDGQKYIYLGALKTEEQAKQRLKQLQTKGIKARVLKP, encoded by the coding sequence ATGAGTCAAAATCTTACCATTGATTCTGATAAACCATCCTCTAAAACCTCTGGGTTAAAGCCAGCACTAGCCACAGCACTAGGAAGTTTAGAAGTACAGCTAGATCAAGAGTTAACTAGATACCGACGCGCACGCAATGGAGTGAGGCAACCGAAAACAGTTAGTGTAGAAAATTATATTCCTCAGCCATCCCAAGAGTTAAATACAATAACTGAGACATTCGTAACAACTCAGCCATCAACGGCAGAATTTAAGAATAACTCAATTTTTCTAGAAAATCCTGTCTCAGATGTGGAAAAACAGGAAGAAATCAATCATTTACCACTGTCTTCTGCCGAACAGTCTACAAAAATACAAACCCCACCTCAGCCACCAGAGTCAAAGCCTATCAGTAATATAGTACCGACAAAGCCCAAGGCTGCTGAAAGTGAAACTCCTGTGCCGGCAAATCATACTCCCAAACACCCAGATGATTATTTAGAATCAAGTGAAGCACTGCTGCGAAGTCTCCAAGAAGAACAACCACCAACCAACAAATCAAGTAATTCTAACGACAGTTTACTGTCACCTTTGGGTATTGGTTCTATGCTGCTGCTGCTGTTAGCTAGTTTAACTTTAGGCTATGTAGTATTTAATCCCCAAACTGTGCCACAGTTGTATTTAAGCAAATTTTTTAACCGTGTTTACTCACAAATAAGTGAAAATACTGATGCAACTGCCAATAATATCTCACCTATAGACCAACCACAAATCACGCCTATTCCCAAATATCCTAACTTAGCTGCTCGTGAGTTTCCACAGGTTAGAGATACTAATGATATAATAGGTTTAACACCGAAAGTTAAACCAACCCCGACAGCTACTCCCCAACCCATAGTCATCGAAACACCCATAAGTCCAGTAGTTCCACCAACTTCAGTCCCCAATGTTTCAGCTATACCCAAGCCCAAGGAAACTTTACCAGGACTGAATACAGAAATAAAACCATCAGCGGATAGGTACTATTATATTGTGGCTGATAATCAAGGCAATAATGCTTTAGCAAATGCGCGGCAAGTTGTTCCTGATGCTTATTTATCAGATGGACAAAAGTATATTTATCTTGGTGCGTTGAAGACTGAAGAGCAAGCAAAACAACGTTTAAAGCAACTACAGACAAAAGGCATTAAAGCCCGTGTACTAAAACCATGA